The following DNA comes from Hordeum vulgare subsp. vulgare chromosome 3H, MorexV3_pseudomolecules_assembly, whole genome shotgun sequence.
ttattctttttctattttttcctccCTGGCTTTTATTTCAAAACCTGGTTTGTTGTATATTAAAAGCCAGCATGTGTTTAGTTTTATTAGGAAGTGAGGCAGCAGGATGGGCTCCTGGCCCATCTTCCTTCTCCTGGTGCGTCAAGCCCACCACTCCTTCTTCCTACGTCACCTCCTGTACGAACCAGGGGATCACCATTGATCTCCTGTAGCTCGATCAGACGGCCATCCCTTCCTCCACGAGATGTATAAGGGAGATTGTTGCACCTAGGGTTCCCTCCTAGATCCGTTttccccttctcctccctctcccgccGCCGGTCTAagctcgtgcccgagccacccGCTGGATGGATCAGGATTTCCCCCGAGCTGCCTCCTGTGCCGTTCTGAAGATGTGCGTGCCCGAGCCTCGCGACCCCGCTGCCTCGCGCTCTAGGCGAAGGCCGGTGGAGCGACCCCGCGCTGCGTGGAGCTGCTCCAGGTCAGCTCCTCCCGATTGATCTGATGCTTGGGGCGGCAGGCAACTCCGCGCCACCAGTAGCAGCACCAGGCGCCGGAGCCGCGTCCTCCTTTGTTGTGTTCGCGCCGCAGCGGCAGCACGACCCGAGCCCAGTTGCAGGTGTCCcgttcctctctcttctcctccctctctgtcTTTCCTTCTCCTTATTTCTCTCCCTCTTCTCTCTGCTTGACGAGGAGACCGATCCATGGAGAGGCCAGTGCAGCCCCGTCCTTGGAGCTTCACCTTCGTGGGAGGAAGTTGCAGCCTCGCCTCCAACCAGGGACACCATCCATGCCATTCCCAACCAGCAAGTTCCCAGCGCCACCCTCCTTCCCGGTCTTCCTCGCCCGCCTCTGAATCCGATGGCCGCTGAACTCTGAACCCCGATGTGAGCAACCCCCGTTTCTGAActatgttgttgtttttcttagaTCCGTTCGGGTAAGTATAGGTTGTATACGGTGGAGTTGCTCCTGTTAACGAGCGGCGTGCTAGGTGGGATGGCTAGCGCAGCCAACCCTTATGCAAGGGATCCTGCGTTTGAATCCCAGATGCCCCTATTTGTTTTGCCTTTTTTCTCGTATTTCTGCAAGCCAATGCCGGCTGCTCTTAGTTAAGGTATTACTAGTCTGCAATTTGAACAAATTGGGTTCCAAGCCCCATTGGTTAGCCTCCACATTTACAACTAGGAGGTGTTGGGTTCAAGTCCCAGGAACCCCTTTTATCccatgtttttatttcttttgcacACACATGCCAACTTGGGCCGATTTCAGCCCTGGGCCACTACACAAATAGTGTAATTCGGTCCATTGTTCTTTTTTTAACGTCGtgtgattttttttccaatttctagggactttgctaatttcaggaaAACCTTTGTTTTTCAAACAAGCGTAGATTCTAAACCGTGCATTGGatcggagtgattcaaatttgtgACTTGTATAGAATTTCGCGTAGGTTGATAATTTCCAATTCTCATGCATAGTTAGCATTGTTTAGTgtgatgtttgcatcggtttgcatgcCGACGTGTtggaaacggtttaggtcataactatttgtccgtagctccgttggagatgtgccatatatgtaaatggaccagaacgacgagttgaatcacgtgaaccacttgttttttccgtttaacaaacctaaaaatgTGATTAGGATAAATCTGGACGGAATTAAGATTCAACACGTGGGGtcctttcggagatgctatatgtcgtttccggtctcatttaagatgcctagataggtagattaactatgcttcacctcttgccatgtttaataacatttaatattgtcgagtacctaatcgggatagaactaaatcattaaacatggagtttcgtcaatatgcaagtcgttgcatattgaacttcacttaatgtgtagtgtttgagtgttgtgaattgccatgccatgccttgcatcattgaactaatcatgcatcatagtacgttgggcatcatgttgtgcatcgtgtggtgaatatctgtgttgatgtttgtttcggtttgctccgtctcgatagagttcgcaagcgtgtcagaatgtgaggacccgttcgactatgttggttcgccggctccacggagttgttcttattccaagcgagatctcaggcaagatgaccatttccccagatactatTACTATGATTAGcacgctagttttatcgcttctatcgattatgtctcgttgcctaccacatgttaaatatcagcctctctacaatgccatgataaccttcaacctgttcgacctagcaaaccactgattggctatgttactgcttgtttaaccatgtgttagtgttgctagttgcaggtgtacttGCTTCCatctgataacatgggttccttgttatatcaccaaattaatgctatttaatttaatgcacatctaTACTTGataaaagatggaagg
Coding sequences within:
- the LOC123441794 gene encoding LOW QUALITY PROTEIN: uncharacterized protein LOC123441794 (The sequence of the model RefSeq protein was modified relative to this genomic sequence to represent the inferred CDS: substituted 2 bases at 2 genomic stop codons), with translation MCLVLLGSEAAGWAPGPSSFSWCVKPTTPSSYVTSCTNQGITIDLLCACPSLATPLPRALGEGRWSDPALRGAAPGQLLPIDLMLGAAGNSAPPVAAPGAGAASSFVVFAPQRQHDPSPVAGVPFLSLLLPLCLSFSLFLSLFSLLDEETDPWRGQCSPVLGASPSWEEVAASPPTRDTIHAIPNQQVPSATLLPGLPRPPLNPMAAELXTPMXATPSSQACQNVRTRSTMLVRRLHGVVLIPSEISGKMTISPDTITMISTLVLSLLSIMSRCLPHVKYQPLYNAMITFNLFDLANH